In Promicromonospora sp. Populi, one genomic interval encodes:
- a CDS encoding glycosyltransferase family 2 protein: MAGTARLAVVVPALNEAHDHGILRTLEALHTQEDDNFDLVVVDNGSTDGTADLVRKAIAEWGRLRWHVITEAEKGTGAAADTGMRAAIGLGAELLARTDADCLPPPTWTRAVRDAFRSGDELVAGRLLPRTDDLPVSRFQQGVLSFALWASSTFGKVRPGNQDDGYLGPYVMTPGCNMAITASLYERAGGFPRTRIEDVHEDRALVNAVRRLTTRYAEHREVWVRASTRRVHAWGLVRTLGWYADHRYRPEVVDIR, from the coding sequence GTGGCCGGCACGGCGCGCCTCGCCGTCGTCGTGCCCGCGCTGAACGAGGCGCACGACCACGGGATCCTGCGCACCCTGGAGGCGCTGCACACGCAGGAGGACGACAACTTCGACCTGGTGGTGGTGGACAACGGGTCCACCGACGGCACGGCCGACCTGGTGCGCAAGGCGATCGCGGAGTGGGGGCGGCTGCGCTGGCACGTGATCACGGAGGCCGAGAAGGGGACCGGCGCCGCGGCCGACACGGGCATGCGGGCCGCCATCGGGCTCGGGGCCGAGCTGCTGGCCCGGACCGACGCCGACTGCCTGCCGCCGCCGACGTGGACGCGCGCGGTGCGGGACGCGTTCCGATCGGGCGACGAGCTGGTCGCGGGACGGCTCCTGCCGCGCACCGACGACCTGCCGGTCTCGCGCTTCCAGCAGGGGGTGCTGTCGTTCGCGTTGTGGGCGTCGAGCACGTTCGGCAAGGTGCGGCCGGGCAACCAGGACGACGGATACCTCGGGCCGTACGTGATGACGCCGGGCTGCAACATGGCGATCACGGCGTCGCTGTACGAGCGGGCGGGCGGGTTCCCGCGCACCCGGATCGAGGACGTGCACGAGGACCGTGCCCTGGTCAACGCGGTGCGGCGGCTGACGACGCGGTACGCGGAGCATCGTGAGGTCTGGGTGCGCGCGTCGACCCGTCGGGTGCACGCCTGGGGGCTGGTGCGCACGCTCGGCTGGTACGCCGACCACCGGTACCGGCCCGAGGTGGTGGACATCCGATGA
- a CDS encoding 3-oxoacyl-ACP synthase III family protein, with product MLPEPAAVLTPAPVRSTEPSASPRPSQQPRQSPRPVARIAEVAVHLPERTRDVAEAERDLHRRNPRVAPRIPMVSRLTGVRTVHVADDDQQASDLAVAACRTVLDRAGLGPEDVDLLIFASATQDMIEPATSHITAAKLGVRAPVMDVKNACNSVLNGIEVAEALIGTGRYRRVLVACGEMPTRGVRWDVPDRRTYAMSAAGYTMSDAGAAVLVEATDPLSGVASWTGNGTGAGTGNGQVRELGGFEDDLAAELADLVEPGPRASGILGSAFSAQSQHWDVGMLPGGGTVNPRDPERSYFEIDGSRLRDAFLALGPETVEQALERAGVAINDVALIAVHQVAVSYLADVHRALGVPADRTVLTVADHGNIASATLPLQLVTALESGRLKRGDVVLLLGLAGGISMGAMVVRW from the coding sequence GTGCTTCCCGAACCAGCCGCCGTGCTGACCCCGGCACCCGTCCGATCCACCGAGCCCTCTGCGTCGCCCCGGCCCTCCCAGCAGCCCCGGCAGTCCCCCCGACCCGTCGCCCGCATCGCTGAAGTGGCCGTCCACCTGCCCGAACGCACGCGGGACGTGGCCGAGGCGGAGCGCGACCTGCACCGTAGGAACCCGCGGGTCGCTCCGCGCATCCCGATGGTGTCGCGCCTGACGGGCGTGCGCACGGTGCACGTGGCCGACGACGACCAGCAGGCCTCCGACCTCGCCGTCGCCGCCTGCCGCACCGTCCTGGACCGCGCGGGTCTTGGCCCCGAGGATGTCGACCTCCTGATCTTCGCGTCCGCCACCCAGGACATGATCGAGCCGGCCACCAGCCACATCACCGCCGCGAAGCTCGGCGTCCGCGCGCCGGTGATGGACGTCAAGAACGCCTGCAACTCCGTGCTCAACGGCATCGAGGTGGCCGAGGCGCTCATCGGCACCGGCCGGTACCGCCGCGTGCTCGTCGCGTGCGGCGAGATGCCGACGCGCGGGGTCCGGTGGGACGTGCCCGATCGCCGTACTTACGCGATGTCCGCAGCCGGGTACACGATGTCCGATGCCGGGGCAGCGGTGCTCGTCGAGGCGACCGATCCGCTGTCCGGCGTGGCGTCGTGGACCGGGAACGGCACCGGGGCCGGGACCGGGAACGGCCAGGTCCGTGAGCTCGGCGGCTTCGAGGACGACCTGGCCGCCGAGCTCGCGGACCTGGTCGAGCCCGGGCCGCGGGCCTCGGGCATCCTCGGCTCGGCCTTCTCCGCTCAGTCTCAGCACTGGGACGTCGGCATGCTGCCGGGCGGCGGCACCGTCAATCCGCGCGATCCGGAGCGGAGCTACTTCGAGATCGACGGGTCGCGGCTGCGGGACGCGTTCCTGGCGCTCGGGCCGGAGACCGTCGAACAAGCCCTCGAACGGGCCGGTGTGGCCATCAACGACGTGGCGCTCATCGCCGTGCACCAGGTGGCGGTGTCCTACCTCGCGGACGTGCACCGCGCGCTCGGTGTGCCGGCCGACCGCACGGTCCTCACCGTGGCCGACCACGGCAACATCGCCTCGGCGACGCTGCCGCTGCAGCTCGTGACGGCGCTGGAGTCGGGTCGGCTGAAGCGGGGCGACGTCGTGCTGCTGCTCGGCCTCGCGGGCGGCATCAGCATGGGCGCGATGGTGGTCCGGTGGTGA
- a CDS encoding Uma2 family endonuclease, producing the protein MAELPDWMRPPRPEGWFAEDLDNLPDAPRNTELIDGTLVFRMFPQRHWHSRVIHALNTALSSKAPDEIEVSSKMTVRLDERNRPEPDVVASTVSIPHDATWYEAKDFVLAVEVVSPESEHRDKAVKPHKYAEAGIRHFWRIEDVDSVTAIHVYELDDLTKTYVPTGIFRDTLKVDLPFPIELDVQSLYG; encoded by the coding sequence ATGGCTGAGCTTCCCGATTGGATGCGCCCGCCGCGACCCGAAGGCTGGTTCGCAGAAGACCTGGACAACCTGCCGGACGCTCCCCGCAACACGGAACTGATCGACGGAACCCTCGTCTTCAGGATGTTTCCTCAACGCCATTGGCACAGCCGTGTGATCCACGCACTCAACACCGCCCTCAGCTCAAAGGCGCCGGACGAGATCGAGGTCAGCAGCAAGATGACCGTCCGGCTGGACGAACGTAACCGACCAGAGCCGGATGTTGTCGCATCGACCGTGTCCATCCCGCACGACGCCACCTGGTACGAGGCCAAGGACTTCGTCCTGGCGGTCGAGGTCGTCTCTCCCGAGTCCGAACACCGCGACAAGGCCGTCAAGCCGCACAAGTACGCAGAGGCAGGTATCCGTCACTTCTGGCGCATCGAGGACGTCGACTCTGTCACCGCGATCCACGTCTACGAGCTCGACGACCTGACCAAGACCTACGTCCCGACGGGTATCTTCCGCGACACCCTCAAGGTCGACCTGCCGTTCCCTATCGAGCTGGACGTCCAGAGCCTCTACGGCTGA
- a CDS encoding ATP-binding cassette domain-containing protein — protein sequence MNVIETEGLTRVFTGRPDRKNRLRRPRHVAVDHLDLTIEAGESVGYIGANGAGKSTTIKMLVGILVPTSGAVTTVGLHPLKQRRALARRIGVVFGQRSQLWWDLPVRESFSILAAIHSLSVADERTRTAELVDMLEMGEFLATPVRQLSLGQRMRAEVAAALLHRPELLILDEPTIGLDVLSKQRLREFLVAQRREHGTTLLLTTHDMGDVERLCDRILVVDHGSLAFDGTLTELARTVGARRELVVDLAEAKPDLVDLDGAEHVRSESGGLRQRLAFDPQRTTAARVLAAVSERAEVLDLSIAEPDIEDVVREIYRATRR from the coding sequence ATGAACGTCATCGAGACCGAGGGCCTGACCAGGGTGTTCACCGGGCGGCCGGACCGGAAGAACCGGCTGCGCCGGCCCCGGCACGTCGCCGTCGACCACCTCGACCTGACGATCGAGGCGGGCGAGTCCGTGGGCTACATCGGCGCGAACGGCGCCGGGAAGTCGACCACCATCAAGATGCTCGTCGGCATCCTGGTGCCCACCAGCGGTGCGGTGACCACGGTGGGGCTGCACCCACTGAAGCAGCGCCGGGCGCTCGCGCGCCGGATCGGCGTCGTCTTCGGGCAGCGGTCGCAGCTCTGGTGGGACCTGCCCGTGCGGGAGTCGTTCTCGATCCTCGCGGCGATCCACTCCCTGTCCGTGGCCGACGAGCGCACCCGGACCGCCGAGCTGGTCGACATGCTGGAGATGGGGGAGTTCCTGGCCACGCCCGTGCGGCAGCTCTCCCTGGGGCAGCGCATGCGCGCCGAGGTCGCGGCCGCGCTGCTGCACCGGCCCGAGCTGCTGATCCTCGACGAGCCGACGATCGGCCTCGACGTGCTGTCCAAGCAGCGGCTGCGCGAGTTCCTCGTGGCGCAGCGCCGCGAGCATGGCACGACGCTGCTGCTCACCACACACGACATGGGCGACGTCGAGCGGCTCTGCGACCGGATCCTGGTGGTGGACCACGGCAGCCTCGCGTTCGACGGCACGCTCACCGAGCTGGCCCGCACCGTGGGCGCGCGACGCGAGCTCGTGGTGGACCTCGCCGAGGCGAAGCCGGACCTGGTGGACCTTGACGGCGCGGAGCACGTCCGCAGCGAGTCAGGTGGCCTGCGGCAGCGCCTCGCCTTCGACCCGCAGCGCACGACGGCGGCGCGGGTGCTCGCCGCGGTGTCCGAGCGGGCCGAGGTGCTCGACCTGTCGATCGCCGAGCCCGACATCGAGGACGTGGTGCGCGAGATCTACCGCGCTACGCGGCGGTGA
- a CDS encoding ABC transporter permease, with translation MDLFGSALVGVIEFTEIWVLYSATDQIGGFTLAQIMLVFGLSDLAFSLADLVVGHCDNLPVYVRAGTLDVFFLRPQPVLAQLITSDLSLRRLARCLVGASALTVGLVLNDIDWGVGTIGLLVLALVCGFVIFSAQFVTAAGLQFFLINGAEMTNAFVYGGRYAATQPATVWPRVLLVVFGAIFPVAFAAYLPVSTLLGIPGLAGLPAWIGWCAPIAALWAVVVAGLCWRWGLRHYRGAGG, from the coding sequence ATGGACCTGTTCGGGTCAGCGCTCGTGGGGGTCATCGAGTTCACCGAGATCTGGGTGCTCTACTCGGCGACGGACCAGATCGGCGGGTTCACGCTGGCGCAGATCATGCTTGTGTTCGGCCTGTCCGACCTCGCCTTCTCCCTGGCTGACCTGGTGGTCGGGCACTGCGACAACCTCCCGGTGTACGTGCGCGCAGGCACGCTCGACGTGTTCTTCCTGCGCCCGCAGCCGGTGCTGGCGCAGCTGATCACGAGCGACCTCAGCCTGCGGCGCCTGGCGCGCTGTCTGGTGGGCGCGTCCGCGCTCACCGTGGGCCTGGTGCTCAACGACATCGACTGGGGCGTGGGCACGATCGGCCTGCTGGTCCTGGCCCTGGTCTGCGGGTTCGTCATCTTCAGCGCGCAGTTCGTGACGGCGGCCGGCCTGCAGTTCTTCCTGATCAACGGTGCCGAGATGACCAACGCGTTCGTCTACGGCGGCCGGTACGCGGCCACGCAGCCGGCGACCGTGTGGCCGCGGGTGCTGCTGGTCGTGTTCGGCGCGATCTTCCCCGTGGCGTTCGCCGCCTACCTGCCGGTATCCACGCTGCTGGGGATCCCGGGCCTGGCCGGGCTGCCGGCCTGGATCGGCTGGTGTGCGCCGATCGCGGCGCTCTGGGCGGTCGTCGTCGCGGGGCTGTGCTGGCGCTGGGGACTTCGTCACTACCGAGGAGCGGGCGGATGA
- a CDS encoding ABC transporter permease: protein MTRNPYARFLAAGFRGQSAYPLATFAGLVANATFGLLKGGIMGAAVASSGGELAGYSAASMAAFVWLGQGMLGSVNFWGGSDLQTRIKSGDVAVDFLRPVSVQAAQILTDIGKGLFALLPRGLPSVLIGVLVGGMALPPSASAYVLGLVSLLIGISVSHATVYVLATCGFWIVETRGLSALYMACSGFFAGLFTPIYLFPDWLLTVTLLTPFPSMMQFPIDVLSGQVTGAGAWQHLGVQVLWLAVVLAVGQLMTRAGRRRLEVQGG, encoded by the coding sequence GTGACCCGGAACCCCTATGCGCGGTTCCTGGCAGCAGGATTCCGCGGGCAGTCGGCCTACCCGCTGGCGACGTTCGCGGGCCTGGTCGCGAACGCGACGTTCGGCCTGCTCAAGGGCGGGATCATGGGCGCGGCGGTCGCGAGCTCCGGCGGTGAGCTGGCCGGCTACTCCGCTGCCTCCATGGCGGCTTTCGTCTGGCTCGGGCAGGGGATGCTCGGATCGGTCAACTTCTGGGGCGGCAGCGACCTGCAGACCCGGATCAAGTCGGGTGATGTCGCAGTCGACTTCCTGCGGCCGGTGAGCGTCCAGGCGGCGCAGATCCTGACCGACATCGGCAAGGGGTTGTTCGCCCTGCTCCCGCGCGGGCTGCCAAGTGTGCTGATCGGGGTGCTCGTCGGGGGCATGGCCCTGCCGCCGTCCGCCAGCGCATACGTGCTGGGCCTGGTCAGCCTCCTGATCGGCATCTCGGTCTCGCACGCCACCGTGTATGTGCTGGCCACCTGCGGGTTCTGGATCGTGGAGACCCGCGGCCTCAGCGCGCTCTACATGGCCTGCTCCGGGTTCTTCGCCGGCCTGTTCACGCCGATCTACCTGTTCCCGGACTGGCTGCTGACCGTCACGCTGCTCACGCCCTTCCCGTCGATGATGCAGTTCCCGATCGACGTGCTCTCCGGGCAGGTCACCGGCGCCGGCGCCTGGCAGCACCTCGGGGTGCAGGTGCTGTGGCTGGCGGTGGTGCTCGCCGTCGGGCAGCTGATGACACGGGCCGGGCGCCGCAGGCTGGAGGTGCAGGGTGGCTGA
- a CDS encoding 4a-hydroxytetrahydrobiopterin dehydratase: protein MSDPITAAEFTAAEGTDDWRALAVSAIARFTTGSFATGLALVGRIGELAESMNHHPDVDLRYGTVTVRTWSHDIGGLSERDLALARAISAAARVFGVAADPAGVRDVAIAIDVVVGPEVQPFWQAVLGHDPRPHPGGISTASPLLDGDGRLPSFWFQQSDERREQRNRIHVDVWVPHDHAEARVVAAVAAGGRLVTDEHAPSWWVLADAEGNEACVCTWQGEP, encoded by the coding sequence ATGAGTGATCCGATCACCGCAGCCGAGTTCACTGCCGCCGAGGGCACGGACGACTGGCGGGCGCTGGCCGTCTCGGCGATCGCGCGGTTCACCACCGGCTCGTTCGCCACGGGTCTTGCACTGGTCGGCCGCATCGGTGAGCTGGCCGAGTCCATGAACCACCACCCGGACGTCGACCTGCGCTACGGGACCGTCACGGTTCGGACCTGGTCGCACGACATCGGGGGGCTGTCCGAGCGGGACCTCGCGCTCGCGCGGGCCATCTCCGCGGCGGCCCGCGTGTTCGGTGTCGCGGCAGACCCGGCCGGGGTGCGCGACGTGGCGATCGCGATAGACGTCGTGGTGGGTCCCGAGGTCCAGCCGTTCTGGCAGGCGGTGCTGGGGCACGACCCGCGGCCGCACCCTGGCGGAATCTCGACCGCCAGCCCCCTCCTCGACGGGGACGGGCGGCTGCCGTCGTTCTGGTTCCAGCAGTCGGACGAGCGGCGGGAGCAGCGCAACCGCATCCACGTGGACGTGTGGGTGCCGCACGACCATGCCGAGGCGCGCGTGGTGGCGGCGGTCGCCGCGGGCGGCCGGCTCGTCACCGACGAGCACGCCCCGTCGTGGTGGGTGCTGGCCGACGCCGAGGGGAACGAGGCGTGCGTCTGCACGTGGCAGGGTGAGCCCTAA
- the ilvD gene encoding dihydroxy-acid dehydratase, with product MSRPLRSRTSTHGRNMAGARALWRATGMGSEDFGKPIIAIANSYTQFVPGHVHLKDMGDLVASAIKEAGGVAKEFNTIAVDDGIAMGHAGMLYSLPSRDLIADSVEYMVQAHTADALVCISNCDKITPGMLNAALRLNIPVIFVSGGPMEAGKAVIADGVAKTPLNLINAINYSADENVDDAALGLVEENACPTCGSCSGMFTANSMNCLTEALGLSLPGNGSTLATHAARKELFLEAGRTIVDLARRYYEDEDDTAAPRGIATKAAFANAMTLDVAMGGSTNTVLHILAAAQEAEVDFTLSDIEGISRRVPCLSKVAPNHPDYHMEDVHRAGGIPALLGELDRGGLLDHEVTSVHTPTLRAWLDDWDVRGGKATERALGLFHAAPGGVRTTKAFSTNNQWESLDTDGAGGCIRDVEHAYTVEGGLAVLRGNLAEDGAVFKTAGVDPDVFHFVGKALVCESQDEAVEKILTKQVEPGHVVVVRYEGPAGGPGMQEMLYPTSYIKGRGLGKVVALITDGRFSGGSSGISVGHVSPEAAAGGTIGLVEDGDEIEIDVDTRKIHINVPDEVLAERRAKMESSERPWQPVARDRYVSPALQAYAALATSADKGAVRDVARLRRG from the coding sequence ATGAGTCGTCCCCTGCGTTCCCGGACGTCCACCCACGGCCGCAACATGGCCGGAGCCCGCGCGCTGTGGCGCGCCACGGGCATGGGTTCCGAGGACTTCGGGAAGCCGATCATCGCGATCGCGAACTCGTACACGCAGTTCGTGCCGGGGCACGTACACCTCAAGGACATGGGTGACCTCGTGGCGTCCGCCATCAAGGAGGCCGGCGGGGTCGCCAAGGAGTTCAACACGATCGCCGTCGACGACGGCATCGCGATGGGCCACGCCGGCATGCTCTACTCGCTGCCGAGCCGCGACCTCATCGCGGACTCCGTGGAGTACATGGTGCAGGCGCACACCGCCGATGCGCTCGTGTGCATCTCGAACTGCGACAAGATCACGCCCGGCATGCTCAACGCCGCGCTGCGGCTGAACATCCCGGTGATCTTCGTGTCGGGCGGGCCCATGGAGGCCGGCAAGGCGGTCATCGCCGACGGCGTCGCGAAGACCCCGCTGAACCTGATCAACGCGATCAACTACTCGGCCGACGAGAACGTCGATGACGCGGCCCTCGGCCTGGTCGAGGAGAACGCGTGCCCCACGTGCGGCTCCTGCTCGGGGATGTTCACCGCGAACTCGATGAACTGCCTCACCGAGGCGCTGGGCCTGTCGCTGCCGGGCAACGGCTCGACGCTCGCGACGCACGCCGCCCGCAAGGAGCTCTTCCTGGAGGCCGGGCGCACCATCGTCGACCTGGCCCGCCGGTACTACGAGGACGAGGACGACACCGCCGCGCCGCGCGGGATCGCCACCAAGGCGGCCTTCGCGAACGCGATGACGCTCGACGTCGCCATGGGTGGCTCCACCAACACGGTGCTGCACATCCTCGCCGCGGCGCAGGAGGCCGAGGTCGACTTCACGCTCTCCGACATCGAGGGCATCAGCCGCCGGGTGCCGTGCCTGTCGAAGGTCGCGCCCAACCACCCGGACTACCACATGGAGGACGTCCACCGGGCGGGCGGCATCCCCGCGCTGCTGGGCGAGCTCGACCGGGGCGGCCTGCTGGACCACGAGGTGACCTCGGTGCACACACCCACGCTGCGCGCGTGGCTCGACGACTGGGACGTCCGCGGCGGCAAGGCCACCGAGCGCGCGCTCGGCCTGTTCCACGCCGCGCCGGGCGGGGTGCGCACCACCAAGGCGTTCTCCACGAACAACCAGTGGGAGTCGCTCGACACCGACGGCGCGGGCGGCTGCATCCGCGACGTCGAGCACGCGTACACCGTCGAGGGCGGGCTGGCGGTGCTGCGCGGCAACCTCGCCGAGGACGGCGCGGTCTTCAAGACGGCGGGGGTCGACCCGGACGTGTTCCACTTCGTCGGCAAGGCCCTGGTCTGCGAGTCGCAGGACGAGGCCGTCGAGAAGATCCTGACCAAGCAGGTGGAGCCGGGCCACGTGGTGGTCGTGCGCTACGAGGGCCCCGCCGGCGGGCCGGGCATGCAGGAGATGCTGTACCCGACCTCCTACATCAAGGGCCGCGGCCTCGGGAAGGTGGTCGCCCTGATCACGGACGGCCGGTTCTCCGGCGGGTCGAGCGGCATCTCCGTGGGACACGTCTCCCCGGAGGCGGCGGCCGGCGGCACCATCGGCCTGGTCGAGGACGGCGACGAGATCGAGATCGACGTCGACACCCGCAAGATCCACATCAACGTGCCGGACGAGGTGCTCGCCGAGCGTCGCGCCAAGATGGAGTCGTCGGAGCGGCCGTGGCAGCCCGTGGCCCGCGACCGGTACGTGTCGCCGGCGCTCCAGGCCTACGCGGCCCTGGCGACGTCGGCCGACAAGGGCGCGGTGCGGGACGTGGCGCGGCTCCGGCGCGGCTGA
- a CDS encoding CBS domain-containing protein — translation MRVTEALRRKGGSVVTISGEQSVRELLALLAQHGIGAVVVSDDGVQVDGIVSERDVVRRLHSDGDGVLDGPVAQIMTAEVHTCGPEATLDELMPLMTERRFRHVPVLVDARLTGIVSIGDVVKHRIAEVQAERDQLTAYISGGP, via the coding sequence ATGCGAGTGACAGAGGCACTTCGACGCAAGGGCGGCTCGGTCGTCACCATCTCCGGGGAGCAGAGCGTACGCGAGCTCCTCGCACTGCTCGCCCAGCACGGCATCGGTGCCGTGGTGGTCTCCGACGACGGCGTACAGGTCGACGGGATCGTGAGCGAGCGCGACGTCGTGCGCCGGCTGCACTCGGACGGCGACGGTGTCCTCGACGGCCCCGTGGCCCAGATCATGACCGCCGAGGTGCACACCTGCGGGCCCGAGGCCACGCTCGACGAGCTGATGCCCCTGATGACGGAGCGCCGGTTCCGGCACGTCCCCGTGCTGGTCGACGCCCGGCTGACCGGGATCGTGAGCATCGGGGACGTGGTCAAGCACCGGATCGCCGAGGTGCAGGCCGAACGCGACCAGCTGACGGCCTACATCTCCGGCGGGCCGTAG
- a CDS encoding GNAT family N-acetyltransferase, translating into MTRGPLLRGEMMRLRPIEARDAERLWEAVQDPEGTRLTGTTAVFTRDQIDEWAATVSDRPGRFDWAICSAAMRDGKPVSDEMIGEIVLNDLDEDVRSANLRLQLLPNYRGRGYGREAILEVLRFAFDGAGDDPGPGLHRVSLDVLSINPRAQALYESLGFVEEGRLRDVYRDGDAWADAVVMSVLEDEYRATLGD; encoded by the coding sequence GTGACCCGCGGGCCTCTCCTGCGCGGCGAGATGATGCGGTTGCGCCCCATCGAGGCGCGCGATGCCGAACGCCTGTGGGAGGCGGTGCAGGATCCGGAGGGCACCCGGCTGACGGGGACCACCGCCGTCTTCACGCGCGACCAGATCGACGAGTGGGCCGCCACGGTCAGCGACCGGCCCGGCCGGTTCGACTGGGCGATCTGCTCGGCCGCGATGCGGGACGGCAAGCCGGTCAGCGACGAGATGATCGGCGAGATAGTCCTCAACGACCTCGACGAGGACGTCCGCTCGGCGAACCTGCGGCTCCAGCTCCTGCCGAACTACCGGGGCCGCGGGTACGGCCGGGAAGCGATCCTCGAGGTCCTGCGCTTCGCCTTCGACGGCGCGGGTGACGACCCCGGACCGGGCCTGCACCGGGTGAGCCTGGACGTGCTCAGCATCAACCCGCGCGCCCAGGCCCTGTACGAGTCGCTCGGCTTTGTCGAGGAGGGACGCCTGCGCGACGTCTACCGGGACGGCGACGCCTGGGCCGATGCCGTGGTGATGAGCGTCCTCGAGGACGAGTACCGGGCGACGCTGGGGGACTGA
- the gatB gene encoding Asp-tRNA(Asn)/Glu-tRNA(Gln) amidotransferase subunit GatB codes for MTAPSTATATSRATGLVAYEDAVRRYDPVLGIEVHVELGTLTKMFCAAEVAYGGEPNTQVTPVSLGLPGALPVVNGKAVEYAIRIGLALNCSISENCRFARKNYFYPDVPKNFQTSQYDEPIAYDGWIDIELDDGEVFRVEIERAHMEEDAGKNTHVGGSTGRIQGAEYSLVDYNRAGIPLVEIVTRPIEGAGERAPEVARAYVQTLRDIFRSLDVSEARMERGNVRADVNLSLRPTPESPLGTRTETKNVNSFRSVERAVRYEVSRQAGVLDAGQKVIQETRHFHEEDGTTSSGRVKSDAEDYRYFPEPDLVPVAPSREWVEEIRATLPEMPVARRRRLQGEWGYADAEMRDVVNAGAMDLIEATVAAGTSAAGARKWWMGELARRANQDEVTLEDLSVTPAQIAQLQGLVESGRLNDKLARQVLDGVLAGEGDPEAIVVARGLEIVSDDGPLLAAIDDALAAQPDIVEKVRGGNQGPVGAIIGAVMKATRGQADAKRVRELVLDRIGQ; via the coding sequence ATGACCGCACCGTCGACCGCTACGGCAACCAGCAGGGCAACCGGCCTGGTCGCCTACGAGGACGCCGTCCGCCGCTACGACCCGGTGCTGGGCATCGAGGTGCACGTGGAGCTCGGCACGCTCACCAAGATGTTCTGCGCGGCCGAGGTCGCGTACGGCGGAGAGCCCAACACCCAGGTCACGCCGGTGAGCCTCGGGCTGCCGGGCGCGCTGCCGGTGGTCAACGGCAAGGCCGTCGAGTACGCGATCCGGATCGGCCTTGCGCTGAACTGCAGCATCTCCGAGAACTGCCGGTTCGCCCGGAAGAACTACTTCTACCCGGACGTCCCGAAGAACTTCCAGACCTCGCAGTACGACGAGCCCATCGCCTACGACGGCTGGATCGACATCGAGCTCGACGACGGCGAGGTGTTCCGCGTCGAGATCGAACGCGCGCACATGGAGGAGGACGCCGGCAAGAACACCCACGTGGGTGGTTCGACCGGTCGCATCCAGGGCGCCGAGTACTCGCTGGTCGACTACAACCGCGCGGGCATCCCGCTGGTGGAGATCGTGACCCGCCCCATCGAGGGGGCCGGCGAGCGCGCGCCCGAGGTGGCACGCGCCTACGTGCAGACGCTGCGCGACATCTTCCGCTCGCTCGACGTCTCCGAGGCCCGCATGGAGCGCGGCAACGTCCGCGCGGACGTGAACCTGTCGCTGCGTCCGACGCCTGAGTCGCCCCTCGGCACCCGCACCGAGACGAAGAACGTCAACTCGTTCCGCTCGGTCGAGCGCGCCGTCCGCTACGAGGTGTCCCGTCAGGCAGGCGTCCTCGATGCGGGCCAGAAGGTCATCCAGGAGACCCGGCACTTCCACGAGGAGGACGGCACTACGTCGTCGGGCCGCGTGAAGTCGGACGCCGAGGACTACCGCTACTTCCCCGAGCCCGACCTGGTGCCGGTGGCACCGAGCCGCGAGTGGGTCGAGGAGATCCGGGCGACGCTGCCGGAGATGCCGGTCGCCCGCCGTCGTCGGCTCCAGGGGGAGTGGGGTTACGCCGACGCCGAGATGCGCGACGTCGTCAACGCCGGCGCCATGGACCTCATCGAGGCGACCGTCGCCGCTGGGACGAGCGCCGCGGGCGCACGCAAGTGGTGGATGGGCGAGCTGGCCCGCCGGGCCAACCAGGACGAGGTCACGCTCGAGGACCTGTCGGTGACCCCGGCGCAGATCGCGCAGCTGCAGGGACTCGTGGAGTCCGGCCGGCTCAACGACAAGCTCGCCCGCCAGGTGCTCGACGGTGTGCTCGCCGGCGAGGGCGACCCGGAGGCGATCGTCGTCGCGCGCGGTCTGGAGATCGTGTCCGACGACGGCCCGCTGCTCGCCGCGATCGACGACGCGCTGGCGGCTCAGCCCGACATCGTGGAGAAGGTCCGCGGCGGGAACCAGGGACCGGTCGGCGCGATCATCGGCGCCGTCATGAAGGCGACCAGGGGCCAGGCCGATGCGAAGCGGGTCCGAGAGCTGGTGCTGGATCGGATCGGGCAGTGA